Genomic segment of Desulfovermiculus halophilus DSM 18834:
GTTCTGGAAAGCGGGGTCCACGACGTAATTGACCACTTCGTGGAAGCCCATGCGCATGTTTTCATCCCAAAAGGTCCATTCCGCGGCGTCGATGTTCTGGGTTTGCAGGGCGGTGTAGATCTCCGGGGCGGACAGGGACACCGTGGTCGCACCCAGGGCATTGTAGAACCGGGCACCGAATCCGGAGGTCCTGATCCGCAGCCCCTTGAGGTCCTCAATGGAACGGACAGGCTTGGTGGACATCAGCTGCTCGTAGATCGGGCTGACCATGGCGTGGCCCAGGTACTTGATATTGTGCTTGGCGTAGAGGCGTTCCCACCACTCAAAGAGCTGCTCATTGACATAGGCGCCTTCGGCGTATGTTCCCAGAGGGCAGCCGGGACGGGTCTGGAGGGTGAAGAGGGGGTCTTTTCCCGGCCAGTAGGCGCCGTAGACCATGGAGGCCTGGACAACATTCATAGCCAGGTTGTCGAAGGTCTCAAAGACCGGGAACAGGGTGCCGGCCGGAAAGGGTTGGATCACGAACTCCCCGTTGGACAGGGTCTCTACGGTCTCGCAAAAGACCTCCGCGATCTTCTGCTGCTCGGTTCCGGGCATGGCGTGGGTAACCAGCCTCCAGTTCACTTTTGCGGCCCAGGTTGTGCCCACAGAGGCCAGGACCAGTCCACAGGCCAGCATGAGTGCCAAAAGCTTCTTCTTCATGTGATTCTCCTGCGTTACGCGTTGTACTCCTTGTCCAATACACCTGGAGAGATGTATTGGTTTCCCCCTAAGCCGGTGTCATGTCCTCGGCACGTTCTGTTGGGCCAGGCCCAAGGCGATCCACTTCTTGGCCGAAAGCCCTTCTTCGTGCCGGGGGCTTTGCGGGTTGAGTCAGCAAGGTCTCCGGCGTGCCGGGTCATCCGAGAAGCAACTGCGGAAGCCAGAGCACGATGGACGGGAAAAAGAATATCAACAGTATACCCAAAAACTGGAGCAAAAGAAAGGGAATGCTTGCGCTGTAGAGATCAGTGATTCTGATATCCCCCGGGGTGACTCCCTTGAGATAGAACAGGCTGAAGCCGAAGGGAGGCGAGATATATCCGCACTGCAAAATGACGTTGAAGGCAATGCCGATCCACAATGGGTCATAGCCCATTTTGGCCAGGATTGGGGCCACTATGGGCACGGCGAAGAAGATGATTGCTCCCGGCTCCAAAAACATGCCCAAGATGAAGAAAAAGAGAGCAGATACAAGCAGGACCACCGTAGATCCGCCGGGCAGATTCATGGCGATCTGCTCCACCAGCCGGCTGCCCCCCACTCCGGAGAACACGGATCCAAATGCAGTGGCGCAGATCATGACCAGCCCGACCATGGAGGTGATAAGCAGGGTGTCGTAACAGGAGGTGTAC
This window contains:
- a CDS encoding TRAP transporter substrate-binding protein, whose product is MKKKLLALMLACGLVLASVGTTWAAKVNWRLVTHAMPGTEQQKIAEVFCETVETLSNGEFVIQPFPAGTLFPVFETFDNLAMNVVQASMVYGAYWPGKDPLFTLQTRPGCPLGTYAEGAYVNEQLFEWWERLYAKHNIKYLGHAMVSPIYEQLMSTKPVRSIEDLKGLRIRTSGFGARFYNALGATTVSLSAPEIYTALQTQNIDAAEWTFWDENMRMGFHEVVNYVVDPAFQNGVCEYFPLTVNPDAWNALSQEHKDIVYAARDRARYMAAMVLVDELKAKQKWKQMEDIEIITWSEEDQEKAREVGQKLLLEECQKTPEGKEYLKIYRKALWDLGYREEAENLGYEPK